GGGCGATTGTTCACCAGAACCTGGACGAGGTGCTGAAGGCGTCGAATATCGTCGACCGCATGTCGGGTCTGACGATGAACGCCATGGCCAAGGGCTCGGCGCTCAGCCGGTTCGAGAGCGCGAAGCAGCGCTTCTTCTCCCAAGTGCTGATCTCGATGAAAATGCCGACGGTCGTTCGCGCGATCGAGGAGGAACTCGCTGCCGGCCATGTCGCCGTCGTGCAACTGACCAGCACAGCCGAGGCGATCCTCGAACGCCGGCGGGCGGACCTGTCGCCGGACGAACGCGCCAACCTCGCGATCGACGTCTCGCCGCTCGATACGCTGATCGATTATCTGAAGACCGCCTTCCCGACGCGTCAGATGCGCGCCTTTCGCTCATCCGACGGAGCAATGCGCTCCGAGCCGATGCACGATGGCGACGGCAATGCTGTCCTCTGTCAGGAAGCGGTCGCGGCGCGCGACAATCTGGTCGAAAGCCTCTGCTCGATGCCGCCGGTCCCGGCGGCGCTCGACTTCCTGATCGCGCATTTCGGGACCGACACTGTCGCCGAGGTCACGGGCCGAACGCGCCGCGTTGTCCTCGAGGAGCAGGGGCGACAGAAGCTCGAGCGCCGCAGCGCAAGTTCCAATATCGCCGAGACCGACGCCTTCATGTCGGGACGGAAGCCGATCCTCGTCTTCTCGGAAGCGGGCGGCACCGGCCGTTCCTATCACGCCGACCTCGATTGTCCGACCGCGAACAAGCGGCGCATCCATTTCCTGCTCGAACCGGGCTGGCGCGCCGACATCGCGATCCAGGGTCTCGGCCGCACGCATCGGACGTACCAGTGGAAGCCGCCGGTGTTCCGCCCCGTCACAACCAACTGCAAGGGCGAGCGCCGCTTCATCAGCACCATCGCGCGCCGTCTCGATACCCTCGGCGCGCTCACACGCGGCCAGCGTCAGGCCGGCGGCCAGAATCTATTCGACCCCGCGGATAATCTCGAAAGCAGCTATGCTCGCGAAGCGCTGACCCAATGGTATCATCTGCTCCATGCCGGCAAGCTCGCGAGCATCGGTCTCGAGAAGTTCCAGTTTATCACGGGACTGAAGCTCGTCGACGAGAATGGAACCCTGCTCGACAAGCTGCCGCCGATCCAGCGATGGCTGAACCGCATCCTCGCGCTCCGCATCGCGACCCAAGATGCCATTTTCGAGGAATATATGGGGCTCATCCAGGCCCGCGTCGACGCCGCTCGCGAGGCCGGGACGCTTGACCTTGGCGTCGAGGCGATGCGCGCCGAGCGTATCGTCGAGCTCTCGCAGCAGGTGCTGAGGGAGGATCCTGTATCCGGCGCCGAGACGCGGCTGCTCCGCCTCGAACTTCACCTGAAGCCGCGTGTCACGGGGTGGGCGCGCCTTGACAAGATTTGGGGTGCTTCCTCGGATGTCCAATATCTTCGCAACAGCCGTTCGGGGCGCGTAGCCCTTTGCGTGCCGTCCTGGTCGATCACCGACGAAGACGGGAAGCCCGTCAAGATGATGGAACTCGTCCGCCCGACGGGTTCGAACCGCATCCAGCTTGCCGGTCTCGGGCATACGCACTGGGAGGTGATCGACCGCGACAGCTTCCGGAGCTTCTGGGAAGCGGAGGTCGGCGAAGCACTCGAGAAGGTCGATATCGAGACGATCAGTGTCGCGACGGGCCTTCTTCTCCCTGTCTGGAACCAGCTACCACAGGACGACGTCCGTGTCTGGCGGATCGACGACGCATCGGGAACGTCGATCCTCGGCCGCATCGTGATGTCCGGGGCGATCGAGAAGCTGGAATCGGCTTTCGGCCTCACCTCCTCGATCATGCTCACGCCTGACGAACTGATCGAGGCCGCCCGGTATGGTGATGGCGGCCTCATACCCGGGCTGCACGGCGCGCGGCTCGTGTCGGCCATGGTAAACGACAGCCGCCGGTTCGAGATCAGGGACTATCGGCCTGAGGATCGTGAATGGCTGAAGGCGCGCGGTGCGTTCAGCGAGGTGATCGCATACAGGACACGCCTCTTCCTCCCGGCGGGGAAGGCCGATGAAATTCTCGGCGCCATCGTCGCCGAGAGATCGCAGTGAAATCACAACCCCTGACCACGTGTCCCCTTGCTTTTCTGGTAGGTGTCGATGCCGAGACGGTCACGATCTAAACCCATCGTGGATTGCTCAATGCAGGCCATCTCGGTCCCAGTCGAATGGCGCCCAGCGCGGTGCTCAGCACCGGAACCGTGTCCGCGATATCCGCACTTTCATCATCAATAACGCCGCCGCAGTCGATATCCGCAAGGTCGACAAATCTGGTTCATCGACCTCGTGGCGCACGGCGCCATCTGACTGGCAGCGAGGAGAGAAGGGGGTGGGGTCGGTGTGAGCCGGGCAGTGATTTCGCCCAAGCTCGACGTCCCATTTTTGTCGGAGATCTCCCATGAACAGTCTTGCACCCGTCGTCGACCGCCCAGTCGGCGGCGCCTATCGCGTCGATATCTCCCGCGGCCGCAATATCGGCCGTGTCTCGTCCGAATGGTTCTCGCGTCCCGACGACGAGCGCTTCCTCTCGCTCACCGATCTCCATGAGGTCGTTCGTGCCCGCGCCGACCGCGCAACCACGCGCGTCGTCGACAGCAAGGCGATCCGTGTCGAGGCGCGGAGCGATAGCCCCGAACGTCTCTCGCTAATTGTCCCCGACGAAGAGCGGCCCGTTGCGCCGACGAACTGGGCGTTCGGACAGCTTTGCAGCCTCGTCGGCGCGCCCGCATCCTATCTTCGCGAGCTTCCGGCCGCGCTCGCCGGCATCAATCTTCAGCATGGCCTCGTCGCGCACCGCGGTGAGCAGGTGAAACTGCTGCAGACCGACGACGGGCGGACCGAACTTCGCGCCGCGACCGGTCCCGAATATGGCCGTATCTGGGATTACGAGCTCGTGGAAGCGGTGATGAAGATCGCTGGCGACGGCGTCGGGCAGACGCGGTGGAAGGTCCCCGGCGTGCTCGACTGGTCGAACATGCACTATAACCCCTATGTCGACGTCACGCGCGACACGACAACGCTCTACGCCTCCGACCGCGACGTCTTCATTTTCCTTGTCGACGACACACACCCGATCGAGGCGGGAAAGCTTCCCAATGGCGACCCCGACCTCTATTTTCGCGGCTTCTACTGCTGGAACTCCGAGGTCGGCGCGAAAACGCTCGGCATGGCGACCTTCTATCTCCGCGCCGTTTGCATGAACCGGAACCTCTGGGGCGTCGAGAATTTCGAGGAGGTGAAGATCCGCCACTCGAAATTCGCGGCGAACCGCTTCGCTCATGAAGCGGCGCCCGCGCTCGAGCACTTCGCAGACTCCTCGCCGATGCCATTCCTGAGCGGCATCAAGACCGCGCGCGAGCGCATCGTCGCCCGCAAGGACGAGGACCGCGAGACGTTCATGCGCAAACGCGGTTTCTCGAAGGCCGAGACCGCGAAGATCGTCGCGACGGTGCTCGCTGAGGAGGGCCGCCCGCCGGAGACGATCTATGATTTCGTGCAGGGCATCACGGCCTTCGCGCGGACCAGGACCAACCAAGACAGCCGGCTCGAGGTCGAAGGCAAGGCCCGCAAGCTTCTCGAATCCGCCCACTGACACGCGAAGCCGCCGGTTCCCCCGATCCGGCGGCTTCCTTTCCCATGGAGACCCGCGATGACCGATGCGCGCTACCGTCTGCTCGATACGATACAGGACCTCATGTCCAACTATCTTCTCGACGCATGCCCCGACAATGTGACGTGGGAAGATTTCGACCCTGACATCGACGGACTGCGTTCGAGCGTCGCGGGTCTCATCGACAAGCATAGCCGGGGTGTGGTCTCAACCGCCGTCGTCGCTACCTACCTGGTCGAAGTCGAGTTCTTCAGCGGCGACGATTGTTTTACGACCGTCGTCTATACCATCGACGCTTCGACACCCGACGGGGCGGAGCATCACGCGCTGTCGATGTCATTGGACAGCGTTTACAACGACCCGCGCATTCCGGACCTGTCGCGCGCTGCGACCGCGAGGCCGATGGACGATCCGAACAAACCGATATGATCGTCGATCGGACCCCGTGATGGCGCGAACGGCGCTGCCGCTGGCTACCGAGTGCGACGGAATCGACCCGGGGTTTCCTTTCCGTCGCCGTCATCGACGCGCGCCGACAGGCCTCATCCTTCGTGAAGGTCATCACTTTGCGAGATCGATGCCGGCCGCCCGGCATGTCCCTTCTTGCCTTGGCAGCATGACCATTGCCGAAAAGGTCCCGACGATGTTGAATCCATTCCAGCAAATTTGCACCCTCGCCTACAGTGAAGGCGACTTTGCTCACATCGAAAGCATCGAGGAGGCCCACGATGTGGGCGATAGGCTCTTTGCGTTTCTTATGGCCGAGTTCGCATCGAGCGAGGGCTGTGATTGCCGCGAAGAAGCGCTGCGCCGCCTGGAAATGGCCGCGGCAGATATTCGCCGCGTTATCGACGCGGTCGATCAAATGATTGTCATTTGATCGATCCGGGCTGCCCAGGCATCGTAGGTCGCCGATTGCCGGCACAGGCTCACATCAAGCTGAACAGGATTATCTCATGTCTGACGCTAGCATTCGCGCATTCGCGCAACTGCTCGCCCGTGCCCGCGCGGCGATCGAGACGCCGGCCGACCTCGATGATGCGGCCCGGACCGCGGTAATCGAGGATATCGCCGCGTTCGAGGACTGCCTTGCGCGAGGAGCGATTCCGTGGGGCTTCGACATCCACATCGGCTCAATCGATCATAAGAATGGCACCAACCATTATGCCGCGCTCGCTCGGGAAGCGTTGATGGCAGAGGTCGCCCAATATTGCCGAGAGTGGTGGTCCGATATCGAAGATAGGCGCGACCCGGCGACGCTCGACGACGAAAAGATCGCGGACATTTATTTCGGAGATCATCCGAGCGAGCATTTCACAACCGACCGCGTCCATATCGATCCGCCACGCGCCGACATGCAGACATCCAGCCTCGAAACCGGGCACTATTGCGTACTCACCACGGCGCATCTGTCGACTGCGACCGCAAGCTCATTGGATGAATGGTGCGCGGCGGCAACCTCGGACCGGCCGATCAATGTTGCGAGCACCGTTTACGGATGGTTTGTTCCGGCGCGCGAACTGGATGAACTAACGCAGGCCAAGCTGCCGGCCGACCTCCTTGCTGCGATGAAGTTCGCTCGCGCGCAAGGCTTCGACCACATCCTGTTCGACTGCGACGCAGGCAGCGTCGAGGCATTGCCGAAGCATGGCTGGTGAAGCCGGTCTTTGGTATCCTGCGCTAGTTATCTTCAGGCATGCGCCCGCGCATCGAGTGTTTCCAGCCGATCGGCGGCAAGCTCCACGACATTGGCCTGGATCACATGGCCGCGATTGCGCAGGATTTCGCCGAGATCCCTGACCATAGCGATCAGATCGCCGGTCGCGAGCGGGCCATCGAGAGTGCGCAACAAATGGCGTTCTTGCTCGTCCAGTTCTCGCATCGTCATTCTCCGCGGGACGCTTTTTTGGGCATGCCCGCAATCTAGCACATTCGGGCGACTGCCGGATGCTCAAATTCTCCTCTCGGCGATGATAGGCAGCGCCAACGCACGCACCGCGTGATGCCAGGCACAAGCGGCGACCGCTTGCTGGCCGCCCGCTCACCATCGATCGACGGATCTACAACGCCGTGAATGCGGGCGCCTGGGGTGCCCGCGATAGCCCCGCCAAGTGGGAGGAGAGCGGGAAGGGCAGGGGCGGGCGCAAAAGACGTCCGAACGAAGGAGCCTATCCCATGACCTACGATATCGCATTCCGCTACCAGCAGGCACTCGATCCTTCGGCACTCTCGACGCTGCCGGCCTGTCTCCACGCGCTGATCGCGGCGATCAAGGATTGTCGATATGCCGGCAATCCCGACGACGCCGATCCAGCGGTGTTGTTGCTCGCGCGGCATCTCGGTGCCGTCGCGGGCGCAACGGGCGGCGCCGACACCGCGCTTAAGCGTGCCTGCATGGATCACATTGCCGACATGCGCGGCAATTCCGCACTCGTGGCGCTGGCGCATAGAGGCGTCAGCTACGATGAGCAGGCAAAGAAGCTCTTCCATGGCGACGGTCGCAAGGCTCTGAAGCGGCTTGCCGAGGCGCTTCGCTTGGAGGACGGCAGCTATGACCTTCGCTCGAACAAGGGCGGCATCGCGGTTAGCGGCGAGATCATCCTCCATGGCGAGGAAATCTATGTCCAGCTCGGGCTTGGCATCGGATCCGGCCGCGAGGTGATGTTCCGCCGTGTCGCCGGGCGGAAGGATTATTGCGGCGACCGCAACTACTGGGCCGCGGTCGGCGAACTGCTCGAGCCTGACCGCCTAGCCGCGCGCATCCGCCGTGAACTGCACCTCGCCGAACCCGGAACGCCGCCGATGCAGCTGGTCGCCTGAGGGGAACTCCCATGGAAATTGTCATCTCGCGTTGCCGTCTCGCGGGGGCGCTGCCCCATTATATCTATCGCGCCCTGGTTCCTGCCGAGGGGATTGCGGCGGAGCGCTGCGCGATTGCTGGCACCGTTGCTGCGCCCGGGATCGCCGGTCGTATTGCCTGCATTCGGATCGCTCCGTTCATTGCGCCCGAGCGCTACCTCGCGACGCACCCTGTGGAGCGGACCGCGCTTGCCTCGCGCGTCGGGGCAGTCGGACGCCGGATCGAGTGGCTGATCATCGGCGCCTTCTTCCCCGAGATGACCCCACAATCATTACCTATCGTCTTTGAACTCGACCGTGCCCCCGGCGACGCATGCGTCTGGGCCGATGTCGACGATTT
This DNA window, taken from Sphingopyxis sp. PAMC25046, encodes the following:
- a CDS encoding DUF932 domain-containing protein, which gives rise to MNSLAPVVDRPVGGAYRVDISRGRNIGRVSSEWFSRPDDERFLSLTDLHEVVRARADRATTRVVDSKAIRVEARSDSPERLSLIVPDEERPVAPTNWAFGQLCSLVGAPASYLRELPAALAGINLQHGLVAHRGEQVKLLQTDDGRTELRAATGPEYGRIWDYELVEAVMKIAGDGVGQTRWKVPGVLDWSNMHYNPYVDVTRDTTTLYASDRDVFIFLVDDTHPIEAGKLPNGDPDLYFRGFYCWNSEVGAKTLGMATFYLRAVCMNRNLWGVENFEEVKIRHSKFAANRFAHEAAPALEHFADSSPMPFLSGIKTARERIVARKDEDRETFMRKRGFSKAETAKIVATVLAEEGRPPETIYDFVQGITAFARTRTNQDSRLEVEGKARKLLESAH